One Aegilops tauschii subsp. strangulata cultivar AL8/78 chromosome 2, Aet v6.0, whole genome shotgun sequence genomic window, tcaagGGGCTGAGAACGAACTaatacagtggatgaacagcctcaggaggtgaggtgttcttgagctcgatgagctggtgagatggCCTCGGTGGAATGGCTCCGATCCAAGATGCCCTACTATGGTGggggctaagtcctatttatagtggcatTGGTCCACTTCCCAAAtataggcaggaagggatcccacaacggtcaaatttgaagggggacaactagtacaagctatcctgacaaaagtagtcttcacatgccaaaggctctggtggtgaccctgctgtgggctccgcgatgacccccgtcctgccgtcctggtggtcttggtcttgttgcatcgaTAAGGAAATCTTtacttgattcctcgggactccgtgcctgcgcttgcctccttagcaccaaagaggaaactggtacgtTGCACCCGGTGGCGCCCggctggccttggtcgtcatggctcacgtcatgtgaacatcgcgaggtgcaccttgcatatatatctccgctcctcgggagccagcctagtgaggccgcccctagggaggtcttggtgtcgtccgcctcgcgaggcttggcccctcgcgagggtcttgagccgttgctgccgaagctgggccataccgggccgttgatggggccacgccacgggccgcaggcaggcaagtctgggtacccccgttcccaggacgccgacagttaTCCTCTCCTTTTAGGGGCTATTTAAAATGCATGATAGGAAAAACATAGGAAAAGAAAAATTAATGGAGTTCGATGTCATGTTTTGTAGATTCCTACAGGAATTTCAAACGCAATACTTGTACAACATAGCTATTTGATGTTGTACAGACATACGGTACGAAATTGTTCCTTTAAGTGAAAATGTTCCTTTAAGAGATCGAGAAAAGGAGAGATGAAGACACATGTTGCATTGGACATCCCAAAGGAAACGGAAACATGAGGTTTGAGGAAATGTTTAGAATCTTCCAAAATGTGAAGGAAATGACGAATTTCTATAGGAATTTTCAAAGCCAATACTACAATTGAAAGGGCACCAAAGCAAAATTTCCTATATTATTACATTCGTATGAAATCATGTGTTCCAAACAGGGCCTTGTCCGATTACCCAATAGGATGTACACTGACAACTTTATATATCTCCTAAAAATAGGGCACATGAAAAGGCAACAGTTACGTGACTTGACACGGTTATTACCATGCGATAGTAAAAAGAAGCCTCAGGTCCCCTATCACCTAAGTTGTGTCTTGATtatgcccaaggttgccccatcaaaacATTGCTAGGAAAAATTTGGTTGGGGTTTTGTTTCCCTTTTTTTAAAGGAGGAGATAGCCCCCGATCTCTACATTATTATAATGTGCACATTCATACGTATTAATCATTAAAGAGTATGAGTATCGTTATTCAGTACATGGGAAACACATCAAGAAGATAAAAACATCAACCGGTATATAACGGAGAAATATGCATGCACACATAGCCTATTATTGGACCACCATCCAAGCCAGTTGAATGCATACTGTGCTACTGTCTGCCATCAGTTGCACCCAAACGCGATATGCGCATGTACTTCCGCAAGCTGAAGTAAGGACCACATACAAATCCATCTGGTAGCCCTATAAGTGACTCGCAAAAGATCGTGAATCTTTGCCTATTAGAAATACAGTCATTTCTGGAGTTCTATAATGCCCAAAGAAACACACACTCCCACGTGGATGTGTCCCTTAAACTTGGAACTTATTCCACCAAACAAGCTCTCGAGGCTACATGAATTCTACGCTAAGAGCGGCAAACGGTCCAATATGATTGTCGTAATCCTCGAATTAGGGCACCTAATTATGCATTAAATAGATAGGGGTTTAGGGTATTATTGGCAATGGGAGTGGCCATTGTCGACGTCGATGCAATGTCCCATGCCTGCTTGGTGTAGGCATGACGAGGGCTCGAGGTAATCGAACGAGGCTGGCGGCGTTGGCATCTTCCGGTGCACCACCTGCATTGTCCGGTCACTGGCCCGTATGAAATGGCCTTCTCGTCACACGCTCCCCCTAGACCAGACCAGGGTGATAAGGATGTGGGGTGCAAATGGAAACTGTTAGTGAATTGGTCATTCGCATATCTTAAGCCATACTATATCATTATCCAACAATAGCATCGTGCGTCGCCGCTTGCAGCAGCGCCCGTCCGTACTTACAGAACGGCGGGTGGTCTTGCAGCAACACGTTCTCCGCGCTTGCTGGATGTCGGCTCGCTATGGCACGCGTCCTACGCTCGCTATGGAACGGCCTACGAGACTGGGTTCCATGGGTAAAAGTGAAGGGTGTGGCTAGGTTTTAAAAGGTGCGGATCACGAAGGAACAAACCCGATTGTTTACGTGAAGGACCGTCAAGATCACGAATATGTATAAGTTTTCATGGAATTTTTTGAACTTTCTTGAACCTGAAAATGTcatttttcaaatattttcaaaaaatgGGCTCCAAGGAGCCGGTCCTCCAAAATTGTGCACCCCTCCATTCAGTGCGCATTGTTTCTAGCACCAATACCAGAGTGGGGTGGAGCTGCATTTTGGACCAAAATAGCCATTTATGCATGTGGTCTCTGTCCAACTCATGTCTGAATAGAGGGCTACTTTATGGATGTCATGTGGATCAAACAGTGTTACTATTGCCGAAACAAGCTCAGCGCTGCATATGCGCACTACATTGTGGATTTTTTATAGAAAAAATCATATATATGACTCCGTCGGGACTTGTGAGCAAAAAAATGACTGAATGAGGGAAAGCACCCGAAACAAAAACGAGGGAAAGcaaaggtgcacggatggctttgCTCGGGACTTCCGAGCCTCCCGATTGGACCAGCTGCTGCCCAGAAAGGCGCCCTCTCCAACCGGTAACCGCTAGATTTGGTTTTCTAATCGGTTTGGTAAGCGAGAAAGAGACGTGGACATCTTTCCTCAAAGGATATTTGCTACCCGGCCGGGCCAATCAAGATATAAAAACATGAGAAAGTAGGTTAGCTGGACAAAGCATCCACAAAAACCTGATTAAAAGAACTGGATTGTCACAATCTCTTCCTGTTCCTAGTCCACTCTGCCGTCACAGGCGCATGGAAAGTCACGATCGAAGCCATGGATGCACGGCACCAGTCGGTACAAACTGCTGCACGTTTGCCCAAAGTGAAGGTTGAACGATGGTCAAGAACCGGAGGTTGTCCAACTAAGCGACGCCAACAGGATTGGTGGATCTCGGCTAGAGGTTCTATGTTTAGCTGGTAGATCCTTCGAGAGATTTAGGGTGTGTgcagataatttttgatgtggttGTACTAAAATCATAATGCGCTAGATAAAAGTCATCATTTAGGTGGGGGTGTACCACACCAATAAGTTTGGCACTTCTCGGTTCGTATCTGCACACTAGCGGTGCTAGCGATTTTCCCAAGCAAGGCGGCATGCCTAAGATTTGGACGCATACAGCATACACATCCAGCGCCGGCGCCTTCCAGGGTGCCCCCGGCACAGTCTGATCATTGGAGGCGTAGGAGATGGCCTTCCCATCATACACCCCCCTAGAACGGGCGAGGGTGATTCTGCAAACCGTGAGCGAACTTGTTAATTGCAGGTCTTAAGTCATAGATCATTATCCAACAGTATCATCGCACATCACCGCCATTAAAATGTAGGCCCCTATGTGGCCTCTTAGCTTTTAGCTCCTTAAAAAATTTCTGGTTCCTTACCAAACCACTAAAACTTAACTCCTTAAAAAAAATAACGCAAATTCATTTACTTTTGGGCCATCAAGTTAAACTCATTACTTCATTAAACGATATCATTGTCACATACTTCACATGTTCCTTCGCGAAGAGAATTGATCCAAataaaactacaagaaaaatcaAACACTTCAATAGAGACACAACCTTGGCCGCTCCTACTAGTCTCTCTCATTTTCATTGCCGACATTGTTGTTCTTATTGGTAGGCTTTTTGAGCTTGCACACTTGTTTCTTCACTGCCTCCTCAAACTTGGACATTGCGTCCTCTGTAAGTCTCATCGCTAGTAATCAGTGCACCAACATCTAGTATTTCTCTTTATCAATGGACAATAGATCAATGTGCTCTTCTTTCCAATACAAAAACTTGCATCCTTTCTACATAAAATTTTAAGAAAAGAATGATTTTCAAATTTTCATGAATCTAAAGAACAACCGTATAAAATTGCACTCACTCTATCCATTCACACTAGTAGAAAATTCATTCGGGATGTTTGGTCGTGCTTGAGACGTGACCCAATACACGTCGTTAGCAATCATCACACTTGATGACAGGTAGAGGCTCGCCGACAACTACGGGGCGAGGGCTGAGGCTAGCCAACCAGAGGACGTGGTTGTGTAGGTGCTCGGTCAACGTGTGAGATGCGAGGGCACATTCCATGAGGCGGCGCCGAGTGGTCGAGGTTGTTGTGTGGTTCGGTCCATGATGAATCCTGCCAAAATGTGACGGCGTCAGGGCCTGGGTCTATTGAATCCGGCGGTGGTGGCGATGGGCATAGATGCGTCGATTTGTGCGGCGACGACGAGAAGCAAACGAATCAAAGTGGGGAGGAGCATGGCGGGTGCTACAGGGTGTCGACAGCGACGCGTGGTGGCCAACGAATGCAAGTAAGGCGGCGCCGGAGTGGATGTGGCCGAGCGGGGGTGAGCGATAGCCAGGGAGGGGAGGGCAAAATTTTATACTCATGAAGTGAGCGGCCGAGGAGTAAAAATTGTACTCCTCTAATACCGATAAGGGATCGAGTATGTTCGGTTTAGGCCCTCAAAATCAAATTGTTTTACTTTTCTTACCGGTTTTAGGGATCGGTTAGAAATGCTCTAAAACATGTACAAAGTTGAACATTGGTAACCTTGCTCGCTAAGCTATAAATAGACCTACTAGCCTCGGAGCAACTCAACTCTAAGGATATCTCATCTCCACAAATTAAGGCCTGAGGATACAATACACAAAATATTGAGCTGAAGGTACGTACGGTGGTGGAGGAAATCGTCAATGGACAAGCTTGCCAAGCGCCCGGCTAATTACGTGCCACTTAGCCCGGTTGGGTTCCTTCCGCGCGCCAGTGCAGTATACGGCGACCGCACGTCGGTCGTCTACGGGCGTCTCAAGTTCACGTGGAGGCAGACGCACGAGCgctgccgccgcctcgccgcggccctcgtctccCTCGGCGTCCACAAGAACGACGTCGTCTCCGTCCTCGCGCCCAACGTGCCAGCAATGTACGAGATGCACTTCGCCGTGCCCATGGCTGCTGCCGTGCTCAACACCATCAACACGCGCCTGGACGCCAAGGCGGTGGCGGTCATCCTGAGGCACGCCCAGGCCAAGGTCCTCTTCGTCGACTATGAGTACGTGCGCCTCGCCCACGACGCGCTCCAGATCGTTGCCGATGCCGGCGCGCCCGTGCCGCTTGTCGCCGTCATCGACGATATCGACAGGCCCACCGGCGTCCGGCTCGGCCTGTTCAAGCTTGAGTATGAGGCACTGGTCCGCAAAGGAGACCCAGCGGCGGAGCTGCCCTCGCTCGAAGACGAGTGGGATGCGGTGGTGCTCAACTACACCTCGGGCACCACGTCGGCGCCAAAAGGCGTGGTGTCCAGCCACCGTGGTGCATACCTGAACACCATGGGCCAGCTGCTGTCGTGGGGGGTGGGCAACGAGCCCGTGTACCTCTGGACGCTCCCCATGTTCCACTGCAACGGGTGGACACTCACGTGGGGAATGGCGGCGCGCGGCGCCGTCAACGTCTGCATTCGCCAGAACCGCGCCGCCGATGTCTACCGTGCCATCTCCGACTACGGCGTCACCCACATGTGCTGCGCGCCCGTGGTATTCAATATCCTCCTTGAAGGCGAGGCCCGGCGGCTCACCGCTCCGGTCCACGTCCTCACGGGCGGCGCCCCGCCAACGGCCGCCCTGCTGGACCGCGTCGAGCGGATCGGTTTCAAGGTGACGCACTCCTATGGACTCACGGAGGCCACAGGCCCCGCTATGGCCTGCGAGTGGCGCCACCAGTGGGACCTCCTGCCACTCCCTGAGCGCTCACGCCTCAAGGCCAGGCAGGGGGTCAGCGTCCTATCTCTCGCCGATGCCAACGTTGTCGACGACAACACAATGTCTAGCGTGCCGCGCGATGGCAAGTCCTTGGGTGAGATCGTGCTCCGCGGCAGCAGCGTCATGAAGGGGTACCTCGACAACCCGGAGGCTAATGAGAAGGCCTTCAAGGGCGGGTGGTTCATGACGGGCGACGTCGGCGTCATGCACCCCGACGGGTACATCGAGATAAAGGACAGGTCAAAGGACGTGATCATCAGCGGAGGTGAGAACATCTGCAGCAAGGAGCTGGAGGAGGTGCTGCTCCAGCACCCGGCTGTGGCCGACGTGGCGGTGGTTGCCATGCCTCACCCGCACTGGGGCGAGACGCCGTGCGCGTTTCTCGTGGCCAAAGACAAGGCTACTGAGGTCTGCAAGGATGAAGTGATCGCCTTCTGCCGCGAGCGCATGTCGCGCTTCATGGTTCCCAGGAAGGTGGTCGTCATCGATGCCCTCCCGAGGAACGCGCTGGGAAAGGTTGAGAAGGTGAAGCTACGGGATGCTGCACGGAATCTTGTGCCCTCGGCCGTATCAAGGCTGTAGGATGACCACATACGGGCCCATGATGATGAGAAGGGCAACATTGTATTTTTATATCTAATAATAAAAGGGCTATTATTTCTAGCGGTACGTCATCGAAATTGTGCCCAAAGTTGCAAAATGTTACCCACAGATGCCGCCTATAAGTAATAAAAAATATTCCGGCTTAGTAGGAACCTTCTATACTTATGCGGGCCGGAATCTTGCGCCCTCGGCTGTGTCAAGGCAATAGGACAACCATGTACGGTGTCCATCATGGTCCTCAGGGCAATATTGTACTACCTCCGTGCccgtaatatatatatatatatatatatatatatatatatatatatatatatatatatatatatatatatatatatatatatgcgtgCCAATATTTGTTTGTACTTTGGTTTGTGATATTATTATATATAATATATCCCTATACAACAGTAAATTGAAACTAATGTATTAAGCCATTTTTGACAATGTTGTGTTTCATGAGTTTTTTCATAGTTAAATCTTTGCGAATTGGACTAAGTTTGTGGAAACATTATCAATGTATCTACAACATCAAATTAGCATATAATTAGATTCATATTTGAATATACTTTCACGATTGTATTCATTTAAGGTTGTGGATGTTGGTGAAGGATAAATAATTTCGACTTGACACAAATTTATGTTGATGCCAAATCAAAGTTGAAATGGGGTTCATACACAAACATATTAAAAGAAATATGGTTATAAAGGCTTCCGTTTTAGGGAGTCTGAAAAGCCAAAGCACTGGACTCTAAAACCTTTAAAATGGTTTTTAAAGAGTCTTCTAGAACTATTGTAAAGACTCCCTTCTTAGTGaatctgctagagttgctctaacagTAGCAGTGACACTAATGATAACAAACCAATGTTGAGGTCAGATCATGAAACCACCCGTATGAAGCTAACTAACCATATATCAGTAACCTGGGATAGAGGTAAGCTAATAGAGAAAAATGAGCACTAATATATCAAGAATTATTGAGCCAGTCTCAGCACGCTTGCTAGAATTTCATGACCTAACCTCAATATTAGGTTTCCATCGTTATTGAGTCAGCCTAGGGTAAATGCTATTGGAAAGTGTACCAAAAGATCCATTAACACTTTCAGGAACCTTGCttgggagtcaagtaaacctctctatataataagaggagatgtatcaatctaatcaagcaagaactAAGAACAAAATCCCTTCCCTCTTGTCCGGCCGTGGGCAAAAAGGCCCTCGGCCGGCCCTCTCGCGCCCTCCTTCTAGCAGCACCATAACAATTTGGTATTAGCTAGCTTCGGTTCGGTCGTGTCTTCACTGCCGCCCAACCCGTTTCTTCCGCTGTCGGGATCCTCCGTCGCACCCGCCCCCGCCGTCCTCACCCCGGAGGAGGTGTCCAGGGCGCTGCGGGACCTAACCCAGGCGGTCCAGGAGATCCGCCTGTTCTTGGCCGGGTCCTATGGGCCACACCCGGCTACGCCGCCCATCACCGCCATCGCGCCGCCTTGGCTGCCGTGGCAGCCGCTACACCACGCGGCCTCCGCCGCGCTCGCCTGGCCGCTGCAGCTGCCATCCACCGCCCCGCCTTGGCTGCAGTGGCAGCCGCCGCTCCTGGCGGCCTCCGCCGCGCCCGGCGCTCCGCCACAGCAGCCGCTGCCGCTGCCCCAGGGCGTCCGCGCCGCGCTCGCCGGGCCGTTGCAGCTGCCATCCACCGCCCCGCCCTGGCTGCAGTGGCAGCCCCCGCTCCTGGCGGCCTCCGCCGCAGCAGCCGCTGCCCCAGGGCGTCCCCGCCGCGCTCGCCGGGCCGCTGCAGCTGCCATCCACTGCTACCACCGCCCGACCCTGGCTACAGTGGCAGCCGCCGCTCCTGGCAGCCTCCGCCACGCCCGGCGCTCCGCTGTAGCAGCCACCGCCGGTCAGCTCCGGCCCCGCATCGACCGCGCCAGCGGGAGTCCCGATCCACCAGATCAAGTTCTCGTCGTCGCCATTACCGCTTCCCCAGGGCGTCCCCATCCAGCAGATCAAGTtcccgccgtcgccgtcaccgctTCCGGCTTGGATCACTACCCGCCATGTGTCGGCGGTGGTGGGGCTGCAGGCTGCTGCGCACGGCCTCCTAGCGCGTCGGCGTGTGCGGGAGATGCATGGTCTGCAGCTGCTGCTCCTCCCAGCTGCGCTTCGCTACGCAAAGGACCTCGATCTTGTCCACTGCGTCCGGGATCTTGGGCTCCCTTCTTAGTAAATCTGCTAGAGTCTTCTAGAACTATTGTAAAGACTCCCTTCTTAGTAaatctgctagagttgctctaacagTAGCAGTGACACTAATGATAAGAAACCAATGTTGAGGTCAGATCATGAAACCACCCGAATGAGGCTAACTAATCATATATCAGTAACCTGGGATAGAGATAAGCTAATCGAAATTGCTTCACACACGACACTTGATGCACGATCGGCAAACGACACTTGCTCCCCAACAACGCTAGCATCAGCTAAGGAAAAAACAATTGCTTCCTGCGTTCACAGGCAGCTGCCAAGTAAGATCGTGCAAGAGTCGGCCACAAATATGTCGTCTGTATAGCAGCGCCGTAAGCTAATAGAGGAAAATGAGCACTAGTATATCAAGAATTATTGAGCCAGTCTCAGCACTCATGCTAGAATTTCATGATCTAACCTCGACATTAGGTTTCCATCGTTATTGAGTCAGTATACGGTAAATGCTAATGAAAAGTGTACCAAAAGATCCATTAACACTTTCAGGAATCATTTCATGCATTGGTGTTCGAGCCCCGTCACCGACGCAGTCGGGTTGTGGAGGAGACGGGCACATGATCCCAGACGAGCGCCTCATTCCGCTGTCACGACTCGCCGGATCCGCACGAGCCTGAGCCTCCAGCCCGCCGCTGCCGGTTCCCCTCCGTTCGAGCCCCGCCGCCGTCATGGTCGGGTTGGGAGGATACGTGTGGCACCACCGCAGACAGGCGCCTTGTTCCGCTGCCGCGACTCCGCCGGTTCTCCTCCGTTCAAGTCCGGCCGCCATTGCCGGAAGCCGCTGCCGTCACAGTCAGGTTGGGGACAAGACCGGCGGAACGGTAGACGGGCATTTGACTATAAAACGTTTTTGACTAGCAGCGTCTATATCTATTGCCATGTGGCCCTGATGGATGGGCCCGAACTGTCATAAGCATAGTTAAACTCTAACCATAGATCACTAGTGTTTTTTGAAATCAAAAGTCAACTTCGTGGTAGTTTTTTGGAAAGATAGCCCGAAATGTGGTAGTTTTATGCCATTTACTCTGCTGTCTATAATCCCACCAGAATAGATGATTAGAAAAGcggagagagaaagagagaacgAAGCATTCACTTATGCTATCTCTGTATAACTCTCATTCAAATTCAAATGGTACTGACTGACTGACAGTGCAGAAGTTTGATTCATGAATCACCTACTCTCTGTTTCTCATAGTAGAAAAAAATCCAAAAAGAACTATATCAGGAAGAGGGTCAGGTCAGCTTGCTCTTGGATGATTAAGCCTTAATCAACCAATCagtcacactggggatgcaaatTGCAATGCCAGGAAGCTGGAGAGCAGCAGTAGCATCGCAAGCACTAGTGCAGAGGAGGTGCTTCTGCGGGAGGCGCTGCAGACGAGCCGGCTGTCGCGGTACGAACACACCGATTGCTTCCTGGAACAACGGAATGTACAATACCAGACGGTTAGCAGGAGCAAAGATTCATTGAAGTGTCTGTCATTCAGAGATAAGTGCTATTTAACTGACACAAACTTATCAAATCAGATCTCTCCACAAACTTCTTCATCGGAATGGCACTATATGTTGAAAAATTGCTGGTGTGTATGATTGCTACTTGCTAGTGTCATTCAATCTTGGGACAGCTTGCAAATTGTGTTAAGAATCAGATGCTTTGACCACACACAAGATCTTCAGAGACATGGAGGAATTTTATTTGAGATAGAGGATAATTAAGGTTGTCAGAATAGTACGTACATGTTGCTGGAGCAGAAGGTGATGGTGTAGTCGGGCGACTGGGCGCAGGTGAAGATGGAGGAGGGGTCGTCGTAGGCGTAGCTGTAGGCGGCGGGGCACGCCGCCTTGAACTTCTTCGAGTAGAAGGTCGGCTGGCAGGCCACCGGGTTGGCGTACTGCCCGCGGCAGCAGTACTGGTCGGTCCCGAACACGTCGCACGCGCTCCGGCAAGCCACCACCTTCCCCCCGTCGCCCTTCACGGCCAGCTCCGACGGGCAGCCCCGGCGCAGGTCGCCGTCGCACCCCGCCGGCGCGCAGCCCGTCCAGTTGGCGCTCGTCGGGGTCGGGGTCACCACCACTGGGAGGTTGAAGCCGTCCACCAGGCTCACGTCGTAGTAGTCAGTCGCCGCCAGCGTGAACTCCGCCAGCGTCGCCGGAGCGGCCCCCGACGCCGATGCGCACTGCAGCGACGTCCCGCACCCGCCCGTCTCACACGTGCCGTTGCCGGCCGAGTCGAAGTCGCAGCCGGTGCGGCCCCACACGCGGCCCGACCACCCCACGGGGGCGGTGAACACCACCGACTCGCCGGCGCGGAGCGCGTACCCGCCGCCCCGAAGCTCTCGCCCGGCGTCACCGCCGGCCACACCTCCGTCTTGCACTGGTTGATGAGCGTGAACTCCCGGGCCGACTCCGCGCGCCTCGTTGCCCCTGTCATCACAACAATAAAAAAAAACTTTTTTGGGATCAGTTAACACTACTCCAGCATCTAGTAGCAATCTGATAAATGAACTGGTCTTCAGACAAGCAATCTATGGCATTGGCAATGTGTGTCAGGTCAGGGCATGCAAATTTTCACTTATGTTACGTATGTCCTGACAACATTTGAAACAAGGTCTGCACTACATTCGGAACAGAGTGCAAGAAAATCTGAGAAGATGGAAACGGGACAAGCATACATGGACACCAACTGGCTGGCGATGATTCCAAAGCATACCATTCTATTCTAGCAGTCAGAAAACCTGACACAATCTCATCCTAGCAAGAGTACCTAGAAAGcaagaggagaagatgaagagatTTGATTTGTGAAGAGCAGTACTCTACCTGAGAAGAAGCAGAGGAGAAACAGGGGCAGAAGCAGGGCACTCCCCCTCCTTGGCCCTGGGGACCTACCCATTGCAGATTCAGTAGTAACAACAGTGAAAAAGCTCTGGTGCCGTGTATGGGCGTATACAGGTAGGTAGATATATACTACTGATAGCAACACAGCAGATGAGATAACTTTTTAGAGTAAATAAACACAGAGAGAATACGTGAGAGAGAGGTTCAGGTGAGGCATGCCAGCCATGGGCAAACCTTGCTTGTCATGGCTTCCTTGCTTCCTCTTGCCATTTCCTCCTCAGATTCTCCAGCCAACCAGGCAGAACCTACTTTTCCTGTGTTCCAAGACTTGGGAACATTGCACTTGTGA contains:
- the LOC109759513 gene encoding benzoate--CoA ligase, peroxisomal-like, which translates into the protein MDKLAKRPANYVPLSPVGFLPRASAVYGDRTSVVYGRLKFTWRQTHERCRRLAAALVSLGVHKNDVVSVLAPNVPAMYEMHFAVPMAAAVLNTINTRLDAKAVAVILRHAQAKVLFVDYEYVRLAHDALQIVADAGAPVPLVAVIDDIDRPTGVRLGLFKLEYEALVRKGDPAAELPSLEDEWDAVVLNYTSGTTSAPKGVVSSHRGAYLNTMGQLLSWGVGNEPVYLWTLPMFHCNGWTLTWGMAARGAVNVCIRQNRAADVYRAISDYGVTHMCCAPVVFNILLEGEARRLTAPVHVLTGGAPPTAALLDRVERIGFKVTHSYGLTEATGPAMACEWRHQWDLLPLPERSRLKARQGVSVLSLADANVVDDNTMSSVPRDGKSLGEIVLRGSSVMKGYLDNPEANEKAFKGGWFMTGDVGVMHPDGYIEIKDRSKDVIISGGENICSKELEEVLLQHPAVADVAVVAMPHPHWGETPCAFLVAKDKATEVCKDEVIAFCRERMSRFMVPRKVVVIDALPRNALGKVEKVKLRDAARNLVPSAVSRL